A part of Nesterenkonia lutea genomic DNA contains:
- a CDS encoding L-serine ammonia-lyase — translation MTISIFDLLRVGIGPSSSHTVGPMRAARRFVMEQLCATGALDTTASLRVDLYGSLSATGRGHGTFTAVLLGLEGWDPERILPEQVDSRLAAMQASGTIQLAAQQDDDGAQRHAGGREIALRVEDIVQRPLTVLDRHTNAMTLTAQDAQGQELAKETYYSIGGGFVLSESDAVASDASLGEALATEDATVPYPFTTGAELMDHCARSGLPVSRLMMANERALHRARHGGTEEEAEKDITAKVLHLWQVMEDCKNSALEREGSLPGGLKVRRRAPDWHDRMWKDDPGRTHAYWQEWVNLVALAVNEENASGGRVVTAPTNGAAGIIPAVGFYATHYGPGASYAGEEDREDIAVRFLLTAAAVGVLYKEQASISGAEVGCQGEVGSASSMAAAGLCEVLGGTPKQVENAAEIAMEHNLGLTCDPIGGLVQVPCIERNAMGATKAVNAACMALMGDGDHRVSLDEVIVTMRETGRDMSSKYKETAMGGLAVNVVEC, via the coding sequence ATGACCATCAGCATCTTTGACCTTCTCCGGGTGGGGATCGGTCCCTCCTCCTCCCACACCGTGGGGCCCATGCGAGCTGCTCGACGGTTCGTGATGGAACAGCTCTGCGCGACTGGAGCCCTGGACACGACCGCGTCCCTGCGCGTGGACCTCTACGGCTCGCTCTCAGCCACCGGGCGCGGCCACGGCACCTTCACCGCGGTCCTGCTGGGCCTCGAGGGCTGGGACCCGGAGAGAATCCTGCCCGAGCAGGTGGATTCGCGGCTTGCCGCGATGCAGGCCTCCGGCACCATCCAGCTCGCCGCTCAGCAGGACGACGACGGCGCGCAGCGCCATGCGGGCGGCCGGGAGATCGCCCTGCGCGTAGAGGACATCGTGCAGCGGCCGCTGACCGTCCTGGACCGGCACACCAACGCCATGACCCTCACCGCGCAGGACGCCCAGGGGCAGGAGCTGGCCAAGGAGACCTACTACTCCATCGGCGGGGGCTTCGTGCTCTCCGAGTCCGACGCGGTCGCCTCCGACGCCTCGCTCGGAGAGGCGCTCGCCACCGAGGACGCGACCGTTCCCTACCCGTTCACCACAGGCGCTGAACTGATGGACCACTGTGCCCGTTCGGGGCTTCCGGTCTCCCGTCTCATGATGGCCAATGAACGCGCCCTGCACCGTGCCCGCCACGGCGGCACCGAGGAAGAGGCGGAGAAGGACATCACGGCGAAGGTGCTGCACCTGTGGCAGGTGATGGAGGACTGCAAGAACTCCGCGCTGGAGCGTGAAGGCAGCCTCCCCGGCGGACTCAAGGTGCGCCGTCGTGCTCCTGACTGGCATGACCGGATGTGGAAGGACGATCCAGGCCGGACCCACGCGTACTGGCAGGAGTGGGTCAATCTGGTGGCGCTCGCGGTCAATGAGGAGAATGCCTCCGGAGGTCGGGTGGTCACCGCGCCCACGAACGGGGCGGCCGGCATCATCCCCGCGGTGGGCTTCTACGCGACACACTACGGTCCCGGTGCCAGCTACGCGGGGGAGGAGGACCGTGAGGACATTGCGGTGCGCTTCCTGCTCACCGCCGCCGCAGTCGGCGTGCTCTATAAGGAGCAGGCCTCGATCTCGGGAGCCGAGGTCGGCTGCCAGGGCGAAGTCGGATCAGCCTCCTCGATGGCGGCCGCGGGGCTCTGCGAGGTGCTCGGCGGCACTCCGAAGCAGGTGGAGAACGCCGCCGAGATCGCCATGGAGCACAACCTCGGACTGACCTGTGATCCGATCGGTGGACTGGTGCAGGTGCCCTGCATCGAACGCAACGCCATGGGGGCGACCAAGGCCGTGAACGCCGCGTGCATGGCGCTGATGGGCGACGGCGATCACCGAGTCTCCCTGGATGAGGTCATCGTGACCATGCGGGAGACCGGCAGAGACATGTCCTCGAAGTACAAGGAGACCGCGATGGGCGGGCTGGCGGTCAACGTCGTGGAGTGCTGA
- the gcvP gene encoding aminomethyl-transferring glycine dehydrogenase → MTATSELLRSSLAPDVTEFSARHIGPTSETAATMLATLGYESLSDLVDAAVPEAIRQPTPLNLPEALTEAETLAALRGYAGRNLPHAQMIGQGFYDTHTPQVILRNVLQNPAWYTAYTPYQPEISQGRLEALLNFQTMVADLTGLDIANASLLDEASAVAEAILLMRRGNKKLATAKIVLDSDIFPQTRAVVTGRAEALGIQIETADIAADGLPAGEICGLVLQQPADSGAVVDHRQVIAEAKERGALVTIAADLLALTLITPPGEQGADIAVGSSQRFGVPLFFGGPHAAFMAVKAGLQRQLPGRLVGVSKDAEGRPGYRLALQTREQHIRREKATSNICTAQALLAVAASMYAVYHGPEGLARIAKRVHRHARTLAQTLRGAGHQLITESFFDTVQVRLDSHAAAEEVIAAAERAGINLRRAGEDIVGISSDETTTPSQLSSVLKAFGVTEPTGVTEAAGAAEVAGEEQSFAFPAELARTSEFMTHPIFHEVRSETQMMRYLRRLSDRDLALDRTMIPLGSCTMKLNAATEMEAISWPEFAGIHPYAPAPQTIGWRELIADLESRLAEVTGYAAVSIQPNAGSQGEYAGLLAIRQYHLAQGDAARDICLIPASAHGTNASSAVLAGLQVVVVATAEDGTIDMADLQAKIGAHPDRIAAIMLTYPSTHGVYEAEVREVCSTVHSAGGQVYIDGANLNALVGLAQPGEFGGDVSHLNLHKTFCIPHGGGGPGVGPVAVAEHLKPFLPSTSVGAAWATGEHEGEGRDGAPVTSTPFGSAGVLPISWAYLAMMGSEGLTSATAHALLSANYIAARLKDHFPILYTGERGLIAHECILDLRELTKASGITAEDVCKRLIDYGFHAPTLAFPVTGTLMVEPTESEDLAEIDRFIEAMIGVRAEIQDIIDEKLTAAQSPLRLAPHPAAVVAGDDWDRAYPRQQAAFPVKNLLQDKYFPPVSRIDGAHGDRNLVCSCPPPEAFELEESTA, encoded by the coding sequence ATGACCGCGACATCTGAACTGCTTCGCTCCAGCCTCGCTCCCGACGTCACCGAGTTCTCCGCGCGGCACATCGGTCCCACCTCCGAGACGGCGGCCACCATGCTGGCGACCCTGGGCTACGAGAGTCTGTCAGACCTGGTCGACGCCGCAGTGCCCGAGGCCATCCGTCAGCCGACTCCGCTGAACCTGCCGGAGGCGCTGACCGAGGCTGAGACCCTGGCGGCTCTGCGCGGGTACGCCGGCAGAAACCTGCCGCACGCGCAGATGATCGGACAGGGCTTCTACGACACCCACACTCCTCAGGTGATCCTGCGCAATGTGCTGCAGAATCCCGCCTGGTACACCGCATACACCCCGTACCAGCCAGAGATCTCCCAGGGCCGGCTCGAAGCGCTGCTGAACTTCCAGACCATGGTCGCGGACCTCACGGGGCTGGACATCGCCAACGCCTCTCTGCTGGATGAGGCTTCAGCCGTCGCCGAGGCGATCCTGCTGATGCGCCGCGGCAACAAGAAGCTCGCCACCGCGAAGATCGTGCTCGACTCCGACATCTTCCCGCAGACCCGCGCCGTGGTCACCGGCCGGGCCGAGGCGCTGGGGATCCAGATCGAGACCGCCGACATCGCCGCAGACGGACTGCCCGCTGGTGAGATCTGCGGGCTCGTGCTGCAGCAGCCCGCTGACTCCGGCGCCGTCGTCGATCACCGCCAGGTCATCGCTGAGGCCAAGGAGCGGGGCGCCCTGGTCACCATCGCCGCGGACCTGCTTGCGCTGACCCTGATCACCCCGCCCGGGGAACAGGGTGCTGACATCGCGGTGGGCAGCTCCCAGCGCTTCGGCGTCCCGCTGTTCTTCGGCGGACCCCATGCCGCGTTCATGGCAGTGAAGGCCGGGCTGCAGCGTCAGCTCCCCGGCCGGCTCGTCGGCGTCTCCAAGGATGCCGAGGGCCGCCCCGGCTACCGGCTGGCGCTGCAGACCCGCGAGCAGCACATCCGGCGCGAGAAGGCCACCTCGAACATCTGCACCGCGCAGGCGCTGCTCGCCGTGGCGGCCTCGATGTACGCCGTCTACCACGGCCCGGAGGGACTGGCCCGGATCGCGAAGCGCGTCCACCGCCACGCCCGCACCCTCGCGCAGACGCTGCGCGGCGCCGGCCACCAGCTGATCACGGAGTCCTTCTTCGACACCGTCCAGGTGCGGCTCGATTCACACGCCGCGGCGGAGGAGGTCATCGCCGCGGCCGAGCGTGCCGGGATCAACCTGCGCCGGGCGGGCGAGGACATCGTCGGCATCTCGTCGGATGAGACGACGACGCCGTCGCAGCTGAGCTCGGTGCTCAAGGCCTTCGGCGTCACCGAGCCCACCGGAGTCACCGAGGCAGCTGGGGCCGCTGAGGTGGCCGGCGAGGAGCAGAGCTTCGCCTTCCCGGCGGAGCTGGCCCGGACCTCGGAGTTCATGACCCATCCGATCTTCCATGAGGTCCGTTCCGAGACGCAGATGATGCGCTACCTGCGGCGGCTCTCCGACCGGGACCTGGCTCTGGACCGCACCATGATCCCGCTGGGCTCCTGCACCATGAAGCTCAACGCGGCCACCGAGATGGAAGCGATCTCCTGGCCCGAGTTCGCCGGGATCCACCCCTACGCTCCGGCGCCGCAGACCATCGGCTGGCGTGAGCTGATCGCTGATCTGGAGTCCCGGCTCGCCGAGGTCACTGGATACGCCGCGGTGTCCATCCAGCCCAACGCGGGCTCCCAGGGGGAGTACGCCGGGCTGCTCGCCATCCGGCAGTACCACCTCGCCCAGGGGGACGCCGCCCGGGACATCTGCCTGATACCGGCCTCGGCCCACGGCACCAACGCCTCCTCAGCGGTGCTGGCCGGTCTGCAGGTCGTGGTCGTCGCAACCGCCGAAGACGGCACGATCGACATGGCCGATCTCCAGGCCAAGATCGGCGCCCACCCGGACCGGATCGCCGCGATCATGCTCACCTACCCCTCCACGCACGGAGTCTATGAGGCCGAGGTGCGCGAGGTCTGCTCCACCGTCCACTCCGCCGGGGGACAGGTCTACATCGACGGGGCCAACCTCAACGCGCTGGTCGGTCTCGCCCAGCCCGGCGAGTTCGGCGGAGACGTCTCACACCTGAACCTGCACAAGACCTTCTGCATCCCGCACGGCGGCGGCGGTCCCGGGGTCGGCCCAGTAGCCGTGGCCGAACACCTCAAGCCCTTCCTGCCCAGCACCTCGGTCGGTGCCGCCTGGGCGACCGGAGAGCATGAGGGAGAAGGCCGCGACGGCGCCCCCGTCACCTCCACGCCCTTCGGCTCCGCGGGGGTGCTGCCGATCTCCTGGGCATACCTGGCGATGATGGGCTCCGAGGGCCTGACCAGCGCCACCGCCCATGCGCTGCTGAGCGCGAACTACATCGCTGCGCGGCTGAAGGACCATTTCCCGATCCTCTACACCGGCGAGCGCGGGCTGATCGCCCACGAGTGCATCCTTGACCTGCGTGAGCTCACCAAGGCCTCCGGGATCACCGCGGAGGATGTCTGCAAGCGGCTCATCGACTACGGCTTCCACGCCCCGACGCTGGCGTTCCCCGTGACGGGCACGCTGATGGTGGAGCCCACCGAGTCCGAGGACCTGGCCGAGATCGATCGATTCATCGAGGCGATGATCGGCGTGCGGGCCGAGATCCAGGACATCATCGACGAGAAGCTGACTGCCGCGCAGTCGCCGCTGCGCCTGGCGCCGCATCCGGCCGCCGTCGTCGCCGGGGACGACTGGGACCGGGCCTATCCGCGGCAGCAGGCCGCCTTCCCTGTGAAGAACCTGCTCCAGGACAAGTACTTCCCCCCGGTGAGCCGGATCGACGGCGCCCATGGCGACCGCAACCTGGTCTGCTCCTGCCCGCCGCCGGAAGCCTTCGAACTCGAGGAGAGCACCGCATGA
- a CDS encoding DUF368 domain-containing protein has protein sequence MTAEESIHDAPTPPEARRTSIPGNLVRGALIGAVETVPGVSGGTVALVVGIYRQLIDSASHVVSAGRTLITGPDRWAGFRHHLRLVDWKIIIPVMLGMIITVFTVAGPMSTAVETYPVLTRATFFGMVLASIAVPLRMALEDREGPLRMRHILAGILAAAVVFWLVSLPPTSVEPSWYVILPAAAIAVSALLLPGLSGSFLLLTFGLYEPTLRAASEFDLGYLGIFALGLAIGLVAIVKGLKWLLDHHHRITMVVLTGVMIGALRTLWPWQDEGRGLQGPGDELGLVLLLGAAGFAVVLVLVLLDYRLSRRQMR, from the coding sequence GTGACGGCCGAAGAGTCGATCCACGATGCTCCGACCCCGCCCGAGGCGCGGCGCACCTCCATACCGGGAAACCTGGTCCGTGGCGCGCTCATCGGTGCGGTGGAGACCGTCCCCGGGGTCTCCGGGGGCACCGTGGCGCTCGTGGTCGGGATCTACCGCCAGCTCATCGATTCCGCCTCGCATGTGGTCTCCGCAGGTCGGACGCTGATCACCGGCCCGGACCGCTGGGCCGGATTCAGGCACCACCTCAGGCTGGTGGACTGGAAGATCATCATCCCAGTGATGCTCGGCATGATCATCACGGTCTTCACCGTGGCGGGACCGATGTCCACCGCGGTGGAGACCTACCCCGTGCTGACCCGCGCCACGTTCTTCGGCATGGTGCTCGCCTCGATCGCAGTGCCGCTGCGCATGGCTCTGGAGGACCGGGAAGGTCCCCTCCGCATGCGGCACATCCTGGCCGGAATCCTCGCGGCGGCGGTGGTCTTCTGGCTCGTCTCACTCCCGCCGACCTCCGTTGAGCCCTCCTGGTACGTGATCCTTCCCGCCGCCGCGATCGCCGTCTCGGCGCTGCTGCTTCCCGGGCTCTCCGGATCCTTCCTGCTGCTGACCTTCGGTCTGTACGAGCCCACCCTGCGCGCCGCCTCCGAGTTTGACCTCGGCTACCTGGGCATCTTCGCGCTGGGTCTCGCGATAGGGCTGGTCGCGATCGTCAAGGGGCTGAAGTGGCTGTTGGATCATCACCATCGGATCACCATGGTGGTGCTCACCGGTGTCATGATCGGTGCGCTTCGCACGCTGTGGCCCTGGCAGGACGAAGGCCGTGGACTGCAGGGACCGGGGGATGAGCTCGGTCTGGTGCTGCTGCTGGGGGCCGCAGGCTTCGCCGTCGTGCTGGTGCTCGTGCTGCTGGACTACCGGCTCTCCCGGCGCCAGATGCGCTGA
- a CDS encoding acyl-CoA dehydrogenase family protein has protein sequence MTHHAPDASVDPVYDVSTAQGLDYYGVFHDLPESDRKWWAQAREFSAGLETRMAQHWEHAEYPLDLVRRAGSLGLLTDGVDVSEAGMETLSPMAAGLVNMETSRADGSLGTALAVQGGLALRTLAYFGSEDQKAEHLMKLASAETLGSFALTEPTHGSDSVSLETTAQLVGDDDSGYYVLNGAKKWIGNGASGGLTFTWARVLGGIHDGNVRCFLVDQATRGYKAEVIQGKASLRAIHQALIQYEDLEVPAHAVLPGSKTFKDASKVLFATRLGVAWSAVGHASALVEAALSYSKQREQFSRPLASFQLVQERLTWMVSELTSMQLHVRQVTERDMAGTLTGPQASLAKYHNTRKARAIAQVARDMLGGNGILLKNKVPRHMADIEAIHTYEGTESVQSLIIGRDLTGYSAFA, from the coding sequence ATGACACATCATGCTCCCGATGCCTCCGTCGATCCCGTCTACGACGTCTCCACCGCTCAGGGCCTGGACTATTACGGTGTCTTCCACGACCTCCCTGAGTCAGACCGCAAGTGGTGGGCGCAGGCCCGTGAATTCTCCGCCGGCCTGGAGACCCGCATGGCCCAGCACTGGGAGCACGCGGAGTACCCGCTGGACCTCGTGCGCAGGGCCGGCTCGCTGGGACTTCTCACAGACGGTGTGGATGTGAGCGAAGCAGGGATGGAGACGCTCTCCCCCATGGCCGCGGGTCTGGTGAACATGGAGACCTCGCGGGCGGACGGCTCACTGGGCACTGCCCTGGCGGTCCAGGGAGGCCTGGCGCTGCGCACACTGGCGTACTTCGGCTCGGAGGACCAGAAGGCGGAGCATCTGATGAAGCTGGCCAGCGCTGAGACGCTGGGGTCCTTCGCGCTGACCGAGCCCACTCACGGCTCCGACTCCGTCTCTCTTGAGACCACGGCGCAGCTGGTCGGGGACGATGACTCCGGCTACTACGTCCTCAACGGCGCCAAGAAGTGGATCGGCAACGGCGCCTCGGGAGGTCTCACCTTCACCTGGGCGCGGGTCCTCGGCGGCATCCACGACGGCAATGTCCGCTGCTTCCTGGTGGACCAGGCGACCCGCGGGTACAAGGCCGAGGTCATCCAGGGCAAGGCCTCTCTGCGCGCCATCCATCAGGCGCTGATCCAGTACGAGGACCTCGAGGTCCCCGCCCATGCCGTCCTGCCCGGCTCGAAGACCTTCAAGGACGCTTCCAAGGTTCTCTTCGCCACTCGGCTGGGGGTGGCCTGGTCCGCCGTCGGCCATGCCTCAGCCCTGGTCGAGGCGGCCCTGAGCTACTCCAAGCAGCGCGAACAGTTCAGCCGTCCGCTGGCCAGCTTTCAACTGGTCCAGGAGCGGCTGACCTGGATGGTCTCCGAGCTGACCTCCATGCAGCTGCATGTGCGCCAGGTGACCGAGCGGGACATGGCTGGCACGCTCACCGGCCCCCAGGCCTCACTGGCGAAATATCACAACACGCGGAAGGCGCGGGCGATCGCCCAGGTCGCCCGGGACATGCTCGGCGGCAATGGAATCCTGCTGAAGAACAAGGTCCCCCGCCACATGGCCGACATCGAGGCCATCCACACCTATGAGGGCACCGAGTCCGTGCAGAGCCTGATCATCGGACGTGACCTGACGGGCTACTCAGCCTTCGCCTAG
- the gcvT gene encoding glycine cleavage system aminomethyltransferase GcvT, with amino-acid sequence MRETALTAAHAELGASFTDFGGWKMPLKYSSELEEHHAVRRTAGLFDLSHMGEIRIIGPDAATFLNTALVGNLAAVKIGRAKYSLICRQDGGILDDLIAYRIDENEFLLVPNASNRDVVAAALTERAAAGFDVEVWDESEGISLIAVQGPASETIISSVVRANETFLVEELGYYAFTTVTIGGDEILLARTGYTGEDGFELFLPNDKAGALWLALLEAGSDHGLVPCGLACRDSLRLEAGMPLYGNELSTERVSFEAGLPVVSFSKEEDFIGRAALETAKAEGRGKTSGQRLVGLKGLGKRAGRSGYPVLATEGEKAGVTVGAVTSGLPSPTLGHPIAMAYVDIDQTEPGTRLDIDLRGKPQPFEVVPLPFYARER; translated from the coding sequence ATGAGAGAGACAGCGCTTACTGCCGCCCATGCGGAACTGGGAGCCAGCTTCACCGACTTCGGCGGGTGGAAGATGCCGCTGAAATACAGCTCCGAACTGGAGGAGCACCACGCGGTGCGGCGCACCGCCGGGCTCTTTGATCTCTCCCACATGGGCGAGATCCGGATCATCGGGCCCGACGCCGCCACCTTTCTGAACACGGCCCTGGTCGGGAACTTGGCCGCGGTGAAGATCGGCAGGGCCAAGTACTCGCTGATCTGCCGTCAGGACGGCGGAATCCTGGACGATCTGATCGCCTACCGGATCGACGAGAACGAGTTCCTGCTCGTCCCCAACGCCTCGAACCGGGACGTGGTGGCCGCGGCGCTGACCGAACGTGCCGCCGCTGGCTTCGACGTCGAGGTCTGGGATGAATCCGAGGGCATCAGTCTGATCGCTGTTCAGGGGCCGGCGTCTGAGACGATCATCAGTTCGGTGGTGCGGGCCAATGAGACCTTCCTGGTGGAGGAGCTCGGTTACTACGCCTTCACCACGGTGACCATCGGCGGCGATGAGATCCTGCTCGCTCGCACCGGCTACACCGGAGAGGACGGCTTCGAGCTCTTCCTGCCCAATGACAAGGCTGGGGCTCTGTGGCTGGCCCTCCTCGAGGCTGGATCCGACCACGGTCTGGTCCCGTGCGGGCTGGCCTGCCGGGATTCGCTGCGCCTGGAAGCGGGGATGCCGCTCTACGGCAATGAGCTCTCCACCGAACGGGTCAGCTTCGAAGCCGGACTGCCGGTGGTGTCCTTCTCCAAGGAGGAGGATTTCATCGGACGTGCCGCGCTGGAAACGGCTAAAGCCGAAGGACGAGGCAAGACCTCGGGCCAGCGGCTCGTGGGGCTCAAGGGCCTGGGCAAGCGCGCCGGGCGCAGCGGCTATCCGGTGTTGGCCACTGAGGGGGAGAAGGCCGGCGTCACCGTGGGGGCGGTGACCTCCGGGCTGCCGAGCCCGACGCTGGGACACCCGATCGCCATGGCCTACGTGGACATCGATCAGACCGAACCCGGCACCCGCCTGGATATAGATCTGCGGGGCAAGCCGCAGCCCTTCGAAGTGGTCCCCCTGCCCTTCTACGCCCGTGAGCGCTGA
- a CDS encoding FAD-dependent oxidoreductase, with the protein MDEALERDCVIAGGGPAGMVLGLILARAGLRVTVLEKHEDFLRDFRGDTVHPSTLTLLGELGLRERFLALPVTALSTLDGVIEGQRITLVDFGALPSPDDFLVMVPQWDFLNFLAREARRLPTFELRMGTEATGLLHEDEDRQPLEEKAWDVDAAVRGLRATSPSGVLEIRATLTVAADGRDSGLRRAAGLIPEESGVPIDVLWFSLPKPPDPTPPTLGHLSSAGMVLTIDRGDSCQSGLIIKKGEFTQMRRAGLDAFHARLTQAAPVLGPVVGTLTEWRQVKLLTVQMNRLPHWYRPGFIAIGDAAHAMSPMFGVGVNFAIQDAVALANAIVPDLRRGAAPVRTLARVQSRRERPVKVMQRIQGRGHRVIARSTTGRRVLPRPMVALIRLASPALRRVAAHVIGQGLFPEHVHTGSVTPRGGHGEVGGVPETWSKTRLWHNEGN; encoded by the coding sequence ATGGACGAGGCTCTTGAACGTGACTGCGTGATCGCCGGAGGAGGACCGGCGGGCATGGTCCTGGGCCTCATCCTGGCCCGGGCCGGTCTCCGCGTCACGGTGCTGGAGAAGCACGAAGACTTCCTCCGCGACTTCCGTGGGGACACCGTTCACCCGTCGACTCTCACACTTCTGGGCGAACTCGGGCTGCGTGAGCGGTTCCTGGCGCTGCCGGTCACCGCTCTGAGCACCCTGGACGGTGTCATCGAAGGTCAGCGGATCACCCTCGTCGACTTCGGCGCGCTCCCGAGCCCTGACGATTTCCTCGTGATGGTCCCGCAGTGGGACTTTCTGAACTTCCTGGCCCGTGAGGCGCGGAGGCTGCCCACCTTCGAGCTGCGGATGGGCACCGAAGCGACTGGCCTGCTCCACGAGGACGAAGATCGGCAGCCCCTTGAGGAGAAGGCGTGGGACGTCGACGCCGCGGTCCGAGGTCTGCGCGCGACCTCGCCTTCCGGGGTGCTGGAGATCCGCGCGACTCTGACGGTGGCTGCGGACGGTCGAGACTCTGGGCTGCGCCGCGCGGCGGGCCTGATTCCCGAGGAATCAGGAGTGCCCATCGATGTGCTCTGGTTCAGCCTTCCGAAACCCCCCGATCCGACGCCCCCCACTCTGGGTCACCTCTCCTCAGCCGGGATGGTGCTCACGATCGATCGCGGGGACAGCTGCCAGTCGGGTCTGATCATCAAGAAGGGCGAGTTCACCCAGATGCGGCGTGCGGGGCTGGATGCCTTCCATGCTCGGCTCACTCAGGCCGCTCCGGTGCTGGGCCCGGTGGTGGGCACTCTGACCGAGTGGAGGCAGGTCAAGCTGCTCACGGTGCAGATGAACAGGCTCCCGCACTGGTACCGCCCCGGCTTCATCGCCATCGGGGACGCCGCCCACGCGATGTCACCGATGTTCGGTGTGGGGGTCAACTTTGCGATCCAGGACGCGGTCGCGCTGGCCAATGCGATCGTGCCCGACCTTCGCCGGGGTGCAGCACCCGTCCGGACCCTCGCCCGCGTCCAGTCCCGCCGGGAGAGACCTGTGAAGGTCATGCAACGGATCCAGGGCCGAGGGCACCGGGTGATCGCCCGTTCCACCACGGGACGCCGAGTCCTTCCGCGTCCCATGGTGGCTCTGATCCGCCTCGCCTCACCGGCGCTTCGCCGTGTGGCCGCCCACGTCATCGGACAGGGGCTGTTCCCGGAACATGTGCACACCGGCTCCGTCACACCGAGGGGCGGGCACGGCGAGGTCGGAGGGGTTCCTGAAACGTGGTCGAAAACACGCCTGTGGCACAATGAAGGAAACTGA
- a CDS encoding sensor histidine kinase — MALSFFIGLATRKQLVSRMSSERELVQLRATHEEALAGERRSIARDLHDILAHDLTVISMQTQVAAATGTPESRAAALSQISQSASAALHDLRRVLLVLQRENIIGSGPGDAPELDLESGLERFTERLKDLGFTVETSVHGDLSSISQSVEACLYRILQECTTNIVKHGARGHATNDCTIELEVKEATVDLAVTNRTDSLQAPAPKHASSGTGLISMEDRAATFGGTIEAGSPAEGIWSVQVSGIQLRLPR; from the coding sequence ATGGCCCTGTCGTTCTTCATCGGACTCGCTACGCGAAAGCAGCTGGTCTCTCGCATGTCCTCGGAGCGGGAGCTGGTCCAACTGCGGGCGACCCATGAGGAGGCCCTGGCCGGAGAACGTCGATCCATCGCGCGAGACCTCCACGACATTCTTGCGCACGACCTCACCGTCATCTCCATGCAGACCCAAGTCGCGGCGGCCACGGGGACTCCTGAGTCCCGTGCCGCGGCACTCTCGCAGATCTCTCAGTCAGCCAGCGCTGCCCTCCACGATCTTCGCCGCGTGCTGCTGGTGCTGCAGCGCGAGAACATCATCGGGTCGGGGCCAGGCGATGCTCCTGAGCTGGACCTGGAGTCAGGGCTGGAACGCTTCACTGAGCGGCTGAAAGACCTTGGATTCACAGTGGAGACCTCGGTGCATGGAGATCTCAGCTCGATCTCGCAGTCGGTGGAGGCCTGTCTCTACCGCATCCTGCAGGAGTGCACGACCAATATCGTCAAGCACGGAGCCCGCGGGCACGCGACGAATGACTGCACCATCGAACTCGAGGTCAAGGAGGCCACCGTGGACCTCGCCGTGACGAACCGCACCGATTCCCTCCAGGCCCCAGCTCCAAAGCATGCTTCGTCGGGAACCGGGCTGATCAGCATGGAGGATCGTGCGGCGACGTTCGGAGGCACCATTGAAGCGGGATCACCGGCCGAAGGAATCTGGAGCGTGCAGGTCTCCGGGATTCAGCTGCGGCTTCCGCGCTGA
- a CDS encoding response regulator transcription factor: MLRLVVADDHPIMRAALRAYVDSAPDMVCVGEAQNGIEVIERVREERPDVVIMDLKMPKMGGVEATAEVMAIAPETSVLAVTTFSSEGHALQALKAGAKGYIVKDATADQVLEAIRQVHGSSVPISPDVARRLEFNAVSEAEEFSVALADSDYLPRIPPRETEVLSLLARGFSNREIATRMVLTEGAVKAHLGRLCARFAVRDRVQLLIRATQLGLIEPQLEDIAPEGGDT; this comes from the coding sequence ATGCTCCGTCTCGTCGTTGCAGACGACCACCCGATCATGCGGGCGGCCCTGCGTGCCTATGTCGATTCCGCCCCAGACATGGTCTGTGTGGGCGAAGCGCAGAACGGAATAGAAGTCATCGAACGGGTCCGTGAAGAACGGCCCGACGTGGTGATCATGGACCTGAAGATGCCCAAGATGGGCGGCGTGGAGGCCACGGCAGAGGTCATGGCCATCGCCCCGGAGACCTCGGTCCTGGCGGTGACGACGTTCAGCTCTGAGGGACATGCGCTGCAGGCGCTCAAGGCCGGCGCCAAGGGATACATCGTCAAGGACGCCACGGCGGATCAGGTGCTGGAGGCCATCAGGCAGGTGCACGGCAGCTCAGTGCCGATCTCCCCGGATGTGGCGCGCAGGCTTGAGTTCAACGCCGTCAGCGAGGCAGAGGAGTTCTCGGTGGCGCTGGCCGACTCGGACTACCTGCCGCGGATACCGCCGCGAGAGACAGAAGTCCTGAGTCTCTTGGCGCGAGGATTCAGCAACCGCGAGATCGCGACACGCATGGTCCTCACCGAAGGCGCTGTCAAAGCACACCTCGGTCGGCTCTGCGCCCGTTTCGCCGTGCGGGACCGGGTCCAGCTGCTCATTCGCGCCACGCAGCTGGGACTCATCGAGCCACAGCTGGAGGACATCGCCCCAGAGGGCGGGGACACTTAG